A stretch of Sulfurimonas xiamenensis DNA encodes these proteins:
- a CDS encoding EcoRI family type II restriction endonuclease, with the protein MAKKVQSNRLTNQHKESKGVIGIFGDEAKSHDMTVGKISNLVIEQLKKEYPQLSFNYKTSIKKEEINEALKKVDPELGQTLFVANSSIIPDGGIIEVKDDNDNWRIILVSEAKHQGKDIENIKNGTLVGKNNNQDLMAAGNAIERSHKNISEIANLMLSESHFPYVLFLEGSNFLTETIAIERPDGRVVTLEYNSGMLNRLDRLTSANYGMPINTNLCKNKFVKHKDKTIMLQATSIYTQGNGAKWDIKKMFDIMLETSKTSLQVLGSEIFNQITNNKIG; encoded by the coding sequence ATGGCTAAAAAAGTTCAATCAAACAGACTAACAAATCAACATAAAGAGTCTAAAGGTGTAATTGGTATATTTGGAGATGAAGCAAAATCTCATGACATGACTGTTGGAAAAATATCAAACCTTGTTATTGAACAACTTAAAAAAGAATATCCTCAATTATCTTTTAATTACAAAACGAGTATAAAAAAAGAAGAAATAAATGAAGCATTAAAGAAAGTTGACCCAGAATTAGGGCAGACCCTTTTTGTAGCAAATTCAAGCATTATACCTGATGGTGGAATAATAGAAGTAAAAGACGATAACGATAATTGGAGAATTATTTTAGTATCAGAAGCTAAACATCAAGGAAAAGACATTGAAAATATCAAAAATGGTACACTAGTAGGTAAGAATAATAATCAAGACTTGATGGCTGCTGGTAATGCAATAGAAAGGTCACATAAAAACATATCTGAAATCGCTAATTTGATGTTATCTGAATCTCATTTTCCTTATGTTTTATTTCTTGAAGGCTCAAATTTTTTAACAGAAACTATTGCCATTGAAAGACCAGATGGAAGGGTTGTAACGCTTGAATACAACTCAGGAATGTTAAATAGATTAGATCGATTAACTTCTGCAAATTATGGAATGCCAATTAATACCAATTTGTGTAAAAATAAATTTGTCAAACATAAAGATAAAACAATTATGCTTCAAGCAACTTCAATATACACACAAGGGAATGGTGCAAAATGGGATATTAAAAAAATGTTTGATATTATGCTTGAAACTTCTAAAACCTCTCTCCAAGTGTTAGGCAGTGAAATATTTAATCAGATAACTAACAACAAAATAGGTTAA
- a CDS encoding HNH endonuclease yields the protein MKKEDIKRHLKTYSVYNKRRTTINHAFASAIAPSDDFNEEKMNEALKFLGQNPNEDLKCVFCNDEAETWDHLVGLVKNGELRGYGHQVGNLVPCCKKCNSKKGSKEFDKFINEYDKIYFDKTELIELLSQYQRKFAKEINLELLKNKSPNEYNDFQEVKKEIFNLMEKADVLAEKLRKNILD from the coding sequence GTGAAAAAAGAAGATATTAAACGACATTTAAAAACTTATTCAGTCTATAATAAAAGACGAACAACCATCAATCACGCATTTGCATCTGCAATTGCGCCAAGTGATGATTTCAATGAAGAAAAAATGAATGAAGCATTGAAATTTTTAGGTCAAAATCCTAATGAAGATTTAAAATGTGTATTTTGTAACGATGAAGCTGAAACATGGGATCATCTTGTGGGTCTAGTCAAAAATGGAGAATTAAGAGGCTATGGTCATCAAGTTGGTAATTTAGTTCCATGCTGTAAAAAATGTAACTCAAAAAAAGGCAGTAAAGAATTTGATAAGTTTATTAACGAATATGACAAAATATATTTTGATAAAACCGAATTAATTGAATTACTATCACAATATCAAAGAAAATTTGCAAAAGAAATAAATTTAGAACTTTTAAAAAATAAAAGTCCTAATGAATATAATGACTTTCAAGAAGTAAAAAAAGAAATTTTTAATCTAATGGAAAAAGCTGATGTATTAGCTGAAAAGCTAAGAAAAAATATACTTGACTAG
- a CDS encoding GIY-YIG nuclease family protein: MSKPYTIRLFVPDGDPSTFKIIDKMNWTGTGLEISREGWAKHKNRNEFEQAGIYILFGYQEGDDLPTLYIGQGDGVRKRIESHEKNKEFWDKALVFVSSNGGLNRAHITWLEWALIQKAQNIGRCRLDNSATPNEPILTESEKADTQEFLNEILSILPLVEVKVFEKAKKIKVSSQPSDIKRNILDTIIVPAQEDGFKDVFIGENCWYAIRIGGGKLKDIKYIAAYQTAPISAVTHFAEVESIEPYGDGEKYKLNFVSSAKAIGPIKYGRAKQGILQSPRYTSYDKLQSAQELMDLFD, encoded by the coding sequence ATGTCAAAACCTTACACAATTCGATTATTCGTCCCTGATGGCGATCCAAGCACATTCAAAATTATTGATAAAATGAACTGGACAGGCACTGGACTAGAAATATCTCGTGAAGGTTGGGCAAAACATAAAAACCGAAATGAATTTGAACAAGCAGGAATCTATATACTTTTTGGGTATCAAGAAGGTGACGACCTTCCGACTTTATATATTGGTCAAGGCGATGGAGTCAGGAAACGCATCGAATCTCACGAAAAAAATAAAGAGTTTTGGGATAAAGCACTGGTTTTTGTTTCAAGTAATGGTGGGCTGAACCGTGCCCATATAACATGGTTAGAATGGGCTTTAATCCAAAAAGCACAAAACATAGGACGATGTAGATTGGATAATTCCGCTACACCTAATGAGCCTATTTTAACAGAATCTGAAAAAGCTGATACTCAAGAATTTTTGAACGAGATATTAAGCATATTACCATTAGTAGAAGTGAAAGTATTTGAGAAGGCAAAGAAAATAAAAGTATCTTCTCAACCATCTGACATAAAAAGAAATATTTTAGACACGATTATTGTACCAGCACAAGAAGATGGCTTTAAAGACGTATTTATAGGAGAAAATTGTTGGTATGCTATTCGCATAGGTGGGGGAAAATTGAAGGATATTAAATATATTGCAGCATATCAAACAGCACCTATCTCTGCGGTAACACATTTTGCGGAAGTAGAATCAATTGAACCGTATGGGGATGGAGAAAAGTATAAGTTGAATTTTGTTTCTTCAGCAAAAGCAATTGGACCAATAAAATACGGTAGAGCAAAACAAGGTATTTTACAAAGCCCAAGATATACGAGTTATGACAAGTTACAATCAGCACAAGAGTTGATGGACTTATTTGACTAA
- a CDS encoding adenine-specific methyltransferase EcoRI family protein: MARNATNELLQKAKKSKSDEFYTQLSDIESELQHYKSHFENKVVYCNCDDPRSSNFFNYFASNFKELGIKKLIAACYKEEAKDLFNTKEDKNGFFFEYTGTEEEKIKPSITDIVYFKGNGDFRSKESVELLKQSDIVVTNPPFSLFREYVAQLVKYDKKFLIIGNINAITYKEIFKLIKENKAWLGINLGRGISGFIVPEHYELYGTEARIDSFGNRIVSPNNCLWLTNLDTFKRHEDIALTKKYFGNENEYPKYDNYDGININKTKNIPSDYKGVMGVPITFLHKFNPEQFEIIKFRKGNDEKDLSINGKCPYFRILIKNKRVQTKFKDKEYNKSQESTNVPMTSNSTNYENKYISNIQTSLFQTLHL, encoded by the coding sequence ATGGCAAGAAATGCAACAAATGAATTATTACAAAAAGCTAAAAAATCAAAAAGTGACGAGTTTTACACACAACTTTCGGATATAGAAAGTGAATTACAACATTATAAAAGTCATTTTGAAAATAAAGTAGTTTATTGCAATTGTGATGATCCACGAAGTAGTAACTTTTTTAATTATTTTGCCTCAAACTTCAAAGAATTAGGTATAAAAAAATTAATTGCAGCTTGCTATAAAGAAGAAGCAAAAGATTTATTCAATACAAAAGAAGATAAAAATGGTTTTTTCTTTGAATACACAGGTACAGAGGAAGAAAAAATCAAACCAAGTATAACTGACATAGTTTACTTCAAAGGAAATGGAGATTTTCGTAGTAAAGAAAGTGTTGAACTATTAAAGCAGTCCGATATTGTTGTTACTAATCCACCATTTTCATTATTTAGAGAATATGTAGCTCAATTAGTTAAATACGATAAAAAGTTTTTGATAATTGGCAATATTAATGCAATAACCTATAAAGAAATTTTTAAACTAATTAAAGAAAATAAAGCATGGTTAGGAATAAATCTTGGCAGAGGTATTTCTGGTTTTATTGTTCCAGAACACTATGAACTTTATGGAACAGAGGCTCGTATTGATAGCTTTGGAAATAGAATAGTTTCCCCAAACAATTGTCTGTGGTTAACTAACTTAGATACTTTCAAACGGCACGAAGATATTGCACTTACAAAAAAATATTTCGGTAATGAAAATGAATATCCAAAATATGACAATTACGATGGAATTAATATTAATAAAACTAAAAATATACCATCAGACTACAAGGGGGTTATGGGTGTGCCCATTACATTTTTACATAAATTCAATCCTGAACAATTTGAAATAATCAAATTCAGAAAAGGGAATGATGAAAAGGATTTATCAATAAATGGGAAATGTCCATATTTTAGGATTCTAATTAAAAATAAACGAGTACAAACTAAATTTAAAGACAAAGAGTATAACAAATCACAGGAATCAACAAATGTACCTATGACAAGTAATTCAACTAACTATGAAAACAAATATATTTCTAATATTCAAACTTCACTTTTTCAAACGCTACATTTGTAA
- a CDS encoding DUF2806 domain-containing protein, which yields MPNVSLVDVGKLSKPATVLVEKISNAIGIVYEPRRIKQKAIAEAEASKTKALMDLEIEDIQKRALNRLVTEEIKKQENIESITEKSFSSLEENATPEDIEDDWLSNFFDKCKLISDNEMQTLWAQILAGESNTPGTFSKRTIEFISTLDKSDALLFDNFLKYCWFIGGYQPLIIDYNDNQIYENNNMTFSNLMHLDEIGLISFNPTSGFVKIFNTDTFSIGYYGRILNLDFKNVPKKEIKTGTVTLTKIGLDLAQVNHPNIYKKTDDKDEYIDGFYHYIVEKLFKANLILSEPLHNKVYNKTS from the coding sequence ATGCCAAATGTGTCATTAGTTGATGTTGGAAAACTATCAAAGCCAGCAACTGTATTAGTTGAAAAAATTTCTAATGCAATTGGTATAGTTTATGAACCAAGAAGAATAAAACAAAAAGCAATTGCAGAAGCTGAGGCATCAAAAACAAAAGCTTTAATGGATTTAGAAATTGAAGACATTCAAAAGAGAGCCTTAAATAGATTAGTAACTGAAGAAATAAAAAAACAAGAGAATATAGAGAGTATAACTGAAAAATCATTTTCTTCACTAGAAGAAAATGCAACACCAGAAGATATTGAAGATGACTGGTTAAGTAACTTTTTTGATAAATGTAAATTAATATCAGATAATGAAATGCAAACATTATGGGCACAAATTTTAGCTGGAGAATCAAATACTCCTGGAACATTTTCAAAAAGAACTATAGAATTTATCTCAACATTGGATAAAAGTGATGCTCTATTATTTGACAATTTTTTAAAATACTGTTGGTTTATTGGTGGATACCAACCATTAATTATAGATTATAATGACAATCAAATTTATGAGAATAATAATATGACCTTTAGTAATTTAATGCATTTAGATGAAATTGGTCTTATTAGCTTTAATCCAACAAGTGGATTTGTGAAAATATTCAATACTGATACATTTAGTATTGGTTACTATGGAAGAATTTTAAATTTAGACTTTAAAAATGTTCCTAAAAAAGAAATAAAAACAGGAACAGTAACATTAACAAAAATTGGGTTAGATTTAGCACAAGTGAATCATCCAAATATTTACAAAAAAACTGATGATAAAGACGAATATATTGATGGTTTTTATCATTACATAGTAGAAAAACTTTTCAAAGCGAATTTAATACTATCAGAACCATTACACAACAAAGTATATAACAAAACCTCGTAA
- a CDS encoding ankyrin repeat domain-containing protein, whose product MKLEHKQNRKFSSLTSILFGLLFISALFGASDYSVPGEMPLMSAVRQNQLEKVKTLIANGADVNMKKAGAIEVTPLMVAARYGHTEIMEILIENGADVNVKSDEGYTALMRAARNGKTDAVKILLLNHADVNARNFGGMSALKFAAGCYPDIVQILLDNGADQGDLANTPMKRADCGPKIRLDFLLIIPALILIGIFSLITLKRTVFRHKSSQAEEHE is encoded by the coding sequence ATGAAACTCGAACATAAACAGAACCGCAAATTCTCGTCATTGACATCCATTTTATTTGGATTGTTATTTATCAGTGCTTTATTTGGTGCGTCAGACTATTCCGTTCCGGGAGAAATGCCCTTGATGTCTGCTGTACGTCAGAACCAGCTAGAAAAGGTCAAAACTCTTATTGCCAATGGGGCTGACGTCAATATGAAAAAAGCTGGTGCTATCGAAGTGACGCCTCTCATGGTTGCTGCGCGTTATGGCCATACGGAAATTATGGAAATTCTCATAGAGAATGGAGCAGACGTGAATGTGAAGTCAGATGAAGGATATACAGCTTTGATGAGGGCCGCAAGAAACGGAAAAACCGATGCAGTCAAAATCTTACTATTAAATCATGCCGATGTAAACGCACGCAATTTTGGTGGGATGTCTGCACTTAAATTTGCTGCTGGATGCTATCCTGATATTGTGCAGATACTGCTTGATAATGGAGCTGATCAAGGGGATCTGGCAAATACGCCTATGAAGCGGGCTGATTGCGGGCCCAAAATAAGACTAGATTTCTTGCTTATTATTCCAGCATTGATTTTGATAGGTATATTCAGCCTAATTACTTTGAAAAGGACTGTATTCAGACATAAAAGTTCTCAGGCAGAAGAACATGAATAG